The Streptomyces fungicidicus nucleotide sequence CAGCGGCTGGGTGTTCCCCGGCGACGAGTACCGCCGCACGACGCACCACAGGCTCATGGCCGCCTTCACCGACGTGGTACTCGCCGAGGGACGCGTCGACATCACCGAGGACGGCTCGGCGTGCGCCCTGTGGATGTCGGTACCGGCGGACGACCCCGGGCACGGCGAGGAGCAGCCGGAGGACGACGGCTTCGCGCGGATGCGCCGGGCGGTCGACCCGGAGAACGAGCGCGTGGAGCTGATCGGCCGGCTCACCGCGGGCATCCACCCCGCGGGGCGGTCCCACGAGTACCTGTGGATGATCGGCGTGGCGCCCGGCCGCCAGGGGGAGGGGCTCGGCACCGCGCTGATCGGGTCGGTCCTCGACCGCTGCGACCGGGAGGGCCGGGCGGCGTATCTCGAGGCGAGCAGCGAGCGCAGCGTCCGGCTGTACCGGCGGCTGGGTTTCGAGACGTCCGGGGAGCCCCTCGCCCTCCCGGACGGCCCGCACATGTGGCCCATGTGGCGCGAGCCCCGGCCCAGCGGCTCGGGGGCCGGCCTGGAGGGGTGAGTTCCGTGCCCTGAGCCGTCTCCCCACGGCCCACGGCCGCCACCCCCGACGACACTCCGGGGCCCCGGACAGGGACGTTCGGCCCTGGCCGCCGATGCCTCCGCGGGCTTCACTGGCTCGCGGGTGGCGCCCGCCGGCCGGTGCGAGGGCCCGGCGGCGCCGGACGACGAGGCGGCGGGGGCGGGATGAGCACAGCGGCGGACGACGGCAGGCCGGGCCGGGACATCATGGTGGTCGGGCACGCCGACCTGACCCCGGAGGCACTGCCGCTGGTGGAGTCCGCGCTGCGGGCCCGCCTGGCGCGGCGGCCCGCCCCCGCCATGGCGATGGTGCGGACCGGCGCGGGCACCCCGCTGGCGTCCGGCCGGGCGGCGCGTGCGTCGGGATGCCCGCTGGTCGTGGCGATCCCCACGCGGGTCGGGATGCCCGCGATGCCGCCCCGGCGCGACCGGATGGCGACCGGCGAGCTGCTGACCCTCGCCGACCGGGTGCGTCTGCTGACCTACGACCCGACGGACCGTGACTCCTGCATCGGCGCGGACGAGCGGCTCGTCGCCGCCGGCGGTCTCGTGCTGGCCGTCTGGGACGGCTCCCCCTCCGACGGCCGTGACGCCACGGCCCATCTGGTGACGTACGCCCGCGCACGAGGCGTCCCCGTGGAGATCGTCTGGCCCGAGGGCGCCGCCCGGGAAGCGGCGACCGCGGCCGGCGCCACGGGCTGACGGGACGACAGGGACCATCGGCCCCTGCCCGGAGCCCGTCGCAGGGCCCCTTCGACCCATGTGGAGCCCTCTCCCCGCCGTCGATCATGGGCGCGCGAAACAGCTTGGGGAGGAAGACGTCCGGTGGACGAGATACGCATGGAGCACGTGAGGACCGCGGTGGACGAGGGGCCACGTCCGGTGCCGCGCGAGGCGGCCGCCGAGCGGGCGCCCGCGGTACGGCGGGCCGCCTGGGTGGACTGGCTGACGACCACCGACCACAAGAAGATCGGCACGCTGTACCTGGTCAGCGCGTTCGTGTTCTTCGTCGTCGGCGGGGTCATGGCGCTGATGATGCGCGCGGAGCTGGCCCGGCCGGGTCTGCAGATCATGTCGAACGAGCAGTTCAACCAGGCGTTCACGATGCACGGCTCGATCATGCTGCTGATGTTCGCGATGCCGCTGTTCACCGGCTTCGCCAACTGGATCATGCCGCTGCAGATCGGCGCGCCCGACGTGGCGTTCCCCCGGCTGAACATGCTGGCGTTCTGGCTGTTCCTGTTCGGCTCCTCGATCGCGGCCGCCGGATTCCTCACGCCGGGCGGAGCCGCCGACTTCGGCTGGTTCCTGTACGCCCCGCTGTCGAACGCGGTCTACTCGCCGGGCATCGGCGCCGACCTGTGGATCATGGGCGTGGCGCTGTCGGGCTTCGGTTCGATCCTGGGCGCGGTCAACTTCATCACCACCATCATCTGCATGCGCGCCCCCGGTATGACCATGTTCCGGATGCCGATCTTCACCTGGAACGTGCTGCTGACGGCGCTGCTGGTGCTGATCGTGTTCCCGGTGCTGGCGGCGGCGCTGTTCGCGCTGGAGTGCGACCGGAAGTTCGGCAGTCACGTCTTCGACTCGGCCAACGGCGGGGCGCTGCTGTGGCAGCACCTGTTCTGGTTCTTCGGGCATCCAGAGGTGTACATCCTGGCACTGCCGTTCTTCGGCATCGTCTCCGAGGTGATCCCGGTCTTCTCGCGGAAGCCGATGTTCGGCTACATGGGCCTGATCGGCGCGACCATCGCGATCGCCGGCCTCTCGGTGACCGTGTGGGCGCACCACATGTACGTCACCGGCGGGGTGCTGCTGCCGTTCTTCTCCTTCATGACCTTCCTGATCGCGGTCCCGACGGGAGTGAAGTTCTTCAACTGGATCGGCACCATGTGGAAGGGATCGCTGAGTTTCGAGACCCCGATGCTGTGGACGACAGGCTTCCTGATCACCTTCGTCTTCGGCGGTCTGACCGGCGTCATCCTGGCCTCGCCCCCGCTGGACTTCCACGTCTCGGACACGTACTTCGTCGTGGCGCACTTCCACTACACCGTCTTCGGCACGGTGGTGTACGCGATGTTCGCCGGATTCCACTTCTGGTGGCCGAAGTTCACCGGCAAGATGCTCGACGAACGCCTCGGGAAGATCACCTTCTGGACCCTCACCGCCGGGTTCCACCTGACCTTCCTGGTCCAGCACTGGCTGGGCGCGGAGGGCATGCCGCGCCGCTACGCCGACTACCTCGCGGCCGACGGCTTCACCGCCCTGAACACCCTGTCCTCGATCGGCTCGTTCCTGCTCGGCCTGGCGATCCTGCCGTTCTTCTACAACGTCTGGAAGACCGCCAGGTACGGCGAGCCGGTCGGTGTCGACGACCCCTGGGGCTACGGCCGTTCCCTGGAGTGGGCGACCTCCTGCCCGCCGCCGCGGCACAACTTCCTCACCCTGCCCAGGGTCCGCAGCGAGTCCCCGGCGTTCGACCTGCACCACCCCGAGATCGCCGCGCTCGAATCGGGGAGGTGAGCCGTGCCGCAGCCCGTTCTGGCACTGGGATGCGCGGTGGTGACGGCCGCCGGGTCCGTCTGGTACCTGCCGGCCGTCACGGATCTGCGTGCCGGCCCCGACCGTCCGCTGTCCCGCCGCACCGCGGCGCTCGCCTGCCTGACCGGCTGGGGCACGCTCGGGGCGGTCGCCCTGGTGCTGCTCGTGGCCACGGCGTGGTGGGTGCCGGCGACGGTGGTGGCCGTGGGCGGCACGGCCGCCGGCGCGCTGTGGGCGGGTGCCGCGCTGCGGCACGCCGGTGAGCGGCGGGAGACGGCCCGGCAGTGGGCGCAGCTGCCGCACGGACCGCTGCCCGCGGGCGCCCCTCGCCCCCGTGCGGCGGTCGCCGCCTTGGCCGTCGCCGGACCGGTCGCG carries:
- a CDS encoding GNAT family N-acetyltransferase, with protein sequence MGVAIRTAGDEDRELIVRLLDGAFQDDPVSGWVFPGDEYRRTTHHRLMAAFTDVVLAEGRVDITEDGSACALWMSVPADDPGHGEEQPEDDGFARMRRAVDPENERVELIGRLTAGIHPAGRSHEYLWMIGVAPGRQGEGLGTALIGSVLDRCDREGRAAYLEASSERSVRLYRRLGFETSGEPLALPDGPHMWPMWREPRPSGSGAGLEG
- the ctaD gene encoding aa3-type cytochrome oxidase subunit I; translated protein: MDEIRMEHVRTAVDEGPRPVPREAAAERAPAVRRAAWVDWLTTTDHKKIGTLYLVSAFVFFVVGGVMALMMRAELARPGLQIMSNEQFNQAFTMHGSIMLLMFAMPLFTGFANWIMPLQIGAPDVAFPRLNMLAFWLFLFGSSIAAAGFLTPGGAADFGWFLYAPLSNAVYSPGIGADLWIMGVALSGFGSILGAVNFITTIICMRAPGMTMFRMPIFTWNVLLTALLVLIVFPVLAAALFALECDRKFGSHVFDSANGGALLWQHLFWFFGHPEVYILALPFFGIVSEVIPVFSRKPMFGYMGLIGATIAIAGLSVTVWAHHMYVTGGVLLPFFSFMTFLIAVPTGVKFFNWIGTMWKGSLSFETPMLWTTGFLITFVFGGLTGVILASPPLDFHVSDTYFVVAHFHYTVFGTVVYAMFAGFHFWWPKFTGKMLDERLGKITFWTLTAGFHLTFLVQHWLGAEGMPRRYADYLAADGFTALNTLSSIGSFLLGLAILPFFYNVWKTARYGEPVGVDDPWGYGRSLEWATSCPPPRHNFLTLPRVRSESPAFDLHHPEIAALESGR